A window of Phycisphaerales bacterium contains these coding sequences:
- a CDS encoding pitrilysin family protein: MYTYAPVPAIVVSLAAFTSAFAQELPTDPRLVTGKLENGLTYIIRPHDVPKGRVELQIHFATGSMNETDRQRGIAHFVEHMAFNGSKNFEPGSLVPLFQSMGLQFGRDQNAYTNMTETVYQLSMPENNPELIAKGLLFFSDVTGRLSMLPEEIENERKIILEERTSRLGGMQRVRDYVMDRIVPGSLIGKRLTIGTAETIKSVNQQDFKDYWGTYYGAGNATLVVVGDVKPDEIKPMIEKAFGDLPKTGKPARQDMKVKPADKPYAIVASDKEITSGSVSISRVDLPKKAPRTVAEYRADLVEAMAASCFNSRMTDKVSRGGTSYLRLSASMSDQAHMLRECGVDATCEPAKWKGALSDAALELQRARKFGFTERELANVKKRMMSSAERAVQTESTTPSRGVIQGIISDIGREGVTMSAEQELNLLKEILPSITLAEVSSHFAKEMEPRNAAFVVTLPASADVPTEEQVLALGLKALTVEPTPEKEIARAEKLIDKLPEGGKVAESAVHEGAGVWNAWLSNGVRVHHKFMDERKDSVTISISLYGGELLETAENRGITNAAAVAFNSPATGKLTSSDIRELMTGKKVIVGGGGGGGGRRGGGGSLTEGVKLIVSGSPEDLESGMQLAYLMLTDPKVEEAAFSRWKTQTIQGIEASNKNPASFAARVRARTVYPESEVRLQPETVEQIQRIDLPAAQAWLKKLVTTSPIEVTIVGDLSRERAEELVAKYLGSLPKRERVSPSLYAKERKIERPKGERKTQATVASETEQAYVMCGFYGPNLTDVEDVRALALASRILSTRMVKEIREKEQLVYGIGTSASPASTIPGFGLVQAGATTDPEKVDALVAKVNAMFAEFAKEGPTDEEMTVAKNQIAKTYEDQVIQPQYWQGRLDQIDFKGVKIDDVLTEAAAIEALTNEQVKAAFAKYYKPDAAVVVTVKPEGGAKKDGGKKDEKTPVSAAPAKN, translated from the coding sequence ATGTACACGTACGCCCCCGTGCCCGCGATCGTGGTGTCGCTGGCGGCCTTTACCTCTGCCTTTGCGCAGGAGCTGCCCACCGACCCGCGGCTGGTCACGGGCAAGCTCGAGAATGGCCTGACCTACATCATCCGCCCGCACGACGTGCCCAAGGGTCGGGTCGAGCTTCAGATCCACTTCGCGACCGGCTCGATGAACGAGACAGACCGGCAGCGCGGCATTGCCCACTTCGTCGAGCACATGGCGTTCAATGGGTCCAAGAACTTCGAGCCCGGCTCGCTGGTGCCGCTGTTCCAGTCGATGGGCCTGCAGTTCGGGCGCGACCAGAACGCGTACACCAACATGACCGAGACGGTGTACCAGCTGTCGATGCCGGAGAACAACCCGGAGCTGATCGCCAAGGGCCTGCTGTTCTTCTCGGATGTGACCGGGCGGCTGAGCATGCTGCCGGAGGAGATCGAGAACGAGCGGAAGATCATCCTGGAGGAGCGCACCAGCCGCCTGGGCGGCATGCAGCGCGTGCGCGATTACGTGATGGACCGCATCGTGCCCGGTTCGCTCATCGGCAAGCGGCTGACCATCGGCACGGCCGAGACGATCAAGAGCGTCAACCAGCAGGACTTCAAGGACTACTGGGGCACGTACTACGGCGCGGGGAACGCGACGCTGGTGGTGGTGGGTGACGTGAAGCCCGACGAGATCAAGCCGATGATCGAGAAGGCTTTCGGCGACCTGCCCAAGACCGGCAAGCCCGCGCGCCAGGACATGAAGGTCAAGCCCGCGGACAAGCCGTACGCGATCGTGGCGAGCGACAAGGAGATCACCTCTGGCAGCGTGAGCATCTCGCGCGTGGACCTGCCGAAGAAGGCGCCGCGCACCGTCGCCGAGTACCGCGCGGACCTGGTGGAGGCGATGGCCGCGTCGTGCTTCAACTCGCGGATGACCGACAAGGTGTCGCGTGGGGGGACGAGCTACCTGCGGCTGAGCGCCTCCATGAGCGATCAGGCCCACATGCTGCGGGAGTGCGGGGTGGACGCCACCTGCGAGCCGGCGAAGTGGAAGGGGGCCCTGAGCGACGCGGCATTGGAGCTGCAGCGGGCCCGCAAGTTCGGCTTCACCGAGCGCGAGCTGGCGAATGTCAAGAAGCGGATGATGAGCAGCGCTGAGCGGGCCGTGCAGACCGAGAGCACGACGCCCTCGCGGGGCGTGATCCAGGGGATTATCAGTGACATCGGGCGAGAGGGCGTGACGATGTCGGCCGAGCAGGAGCTGAACCTGCTGAAGGAGATCCTGCCGAGCATCACGCTGGCGGAGGTCTCGTCGCACTTCGCGAAGGAGATGGAGCCCAGGAACGCCGCGTTCGTGGTGACGCTGCCTGCGTCGGCCGATGTGCCCACGGAGGAGCAGGTGCTGGCCCTGGGCCTCAAGGCCCTGACGGTGGAGCCCACGCCGGAGAAGGAGATCGCGCGGGCGGAGAAGCTGATCGACAAGCTGCCCGAGGGCGGGAAGGTGGCCGAGAGCGCCGTGCACGAGGGCGCAGGCGTGTGGAACGCCTGGCTGAGCAACGGCGTGCGCGTGCACCACAAGTTCATGGATGAGCGCAAGGACTCGGTGACGATCTCGATCTCGCTCTACGGCGGCGAGCTGCTGGAGACGGCGGAGAACCGCGGCATCACCAACGCCGCGGCGGTGGCGTTCAACTCTCCGGCCACTGGCAAGCTGACCTCGTCGGACATTCGCGAGCTGATGACCGGGAAGAAGGTCATCGTGGGCGGCGGCGGCGGGGGCGGCGGTCGTCGAGGTGGGGGCGGGAGCCTGACCGAGGGCGTGAAGCTCATTGTTTCCGGCAGCCCCGAGGACCTGGAGAGCGGCATGCAGCTCGCGTACCTGATGCTGACGGACCCCAAGGTGGAGGAGGCGGCCTTCAGCCGCTGGAAGACGCAGACGATCCAGGGCATCGAGGCTTCCAACAAGAACCCCGCGTCGTTCGCAGCCCGGGTGCGGGCGCGGACGGTGTACCCCGAAAGCGAGGTGCGCCTCCAGCCCGAGACTGTCGAGCAGATCCAGCGGATCGATCTGCCCGCGGCCCAAGCGTGGCTGAAGAAGCTGGTCACGACTTCACCGATCGAGGTGACGATTGTCGGTGATCTGAGCCGCGAGCGGGCGGAGGAACTGGTGGCCAAGTACCTTGGCTCGCTGCCTAAGCGGGAGCGGGTGAGCCCGAGCCTGTACGCCAAGGAGCGGAAGATCGAGCGGCCCAAGGGCGAGCGCAAGACTCAGGCGACGGTCGCGAGCGAGACCGAGCAGGCGTACGTGATGTGCGGGTTCTACGGGCCCAACCTGACGGACGTGGAGGACGTGCGGGCGCTGGCGCTCGCGTCGCGGATCCTCTCGACACGCATGGTGAAGGAGATCCGCGAGAAGGAGCAGCTGGTGTACGGCATCGGCACGTCGGCGAGCCCCGCGAGCACCATCCCGGGCTTCGGGCTGGTGCAGGCCGGCGCCACGACCGACCCTGAGAAGGTGGATGCGCTGGTGGCGAAGGTTAACGCGATGTTCGCGGAGTTTGCAAAGGAAGGCCCGACCGACGAGGAGATGACCGTCGCCAAGAACCAGATCGCCAAGACTTACGAGGACCAGGTGATCCAGCCGCAGTACTGGCAGGGGCGGCTGGACCAGATCGACTTCAAGGGCGTGAAGATCGACGACGTGCTGACCGAGGCCGCGGCGATCGAGGCGCTCACGAACGAGCAGGTGAAGGCGGCGTTCGCGAAGTACTACAAGCCCGACGCGGCGGTGGTCGTCACCGTGAAGCCCGAGGGCGGGGCGAAGAAGGACGGCGGGAAGAAGGACGAGAAGACGCCGGTCTCGGCGGCGCCTGCCAAGAACTGA
- a CDS encoding MlaD family protein, with product MKTESSATVVVAAPAPSQVALARSAEAGACEAKPVSRGGWRWLPWVVPLVAVVAAGLLAWQVMAGRGPLIAIDFDRGEGLAAGDPVTFRGVRVGEVRAVTLSPDLTKVRVEARLRKDAAGLAVEGSQFWVVRPEISAARVSGLDALLGPRYVECLPGQGARATRFTGLASPPARTIATDGALLVVVETSDRASLSVDSPVTYRGVRVGAVKSMALSANARVVEVTLAIEPAYRHLVRVNSRFWNAGGFSVDWGLKGPSLRMPTIEAAIGGGVAFATPTKAGEPVVGGERFVLAREAEKEWLEWAPVLER from the coding sequence ATGAAGACGGAGTCCTCGGCGACGGTGGTGGTAGCGGCGCCCGCGCCATCGCAGGTGGCGCTCGCGCGGTCGGCTGAGGCGGGTGCGTGCGAGGCGAAGCCGGTCTCTCGCGGCGGGTGGCGGTGGCTGCCGTGGGTGGTGCCGCTGGTGGCGGTGGTCGCCGCGGGGCTGCTGGCGTGGCAGGTGATGGCGGGGCGTGGGCCGCTGATCGCGATCGACTTCGATCGCGGCGAGGGGCTGGCGGCGGGCGACCCGGTGACATTCCGCGGCGTGCGCGTCGGTGAAGTCCGAGCGGTCACGCTCTCGCCCGACCTGACGAAGGTGCGAGTCGAGGCCCGCCTGCGGAAGGACGCGGCGGGGCTGGCGGTGGAGGGCAGCCAGTTCTGGGTGGTGCGGCCTGAGATTTCTGCCGCGCGGGTAAGCGGGCTGGATGCCCTGCTGGGGCCGCGGTACGTGGAGTGCCTGCCGGGCCAGGGCGCGCGGGCGACGCGGTTCACGGGCCTGGCGAGCCCGCCGGCCCGCACCATCGCGACCGACGGTGCGCTGCTGGTGGTGGTAGAGACCTCCGACCGTGCGTCGCTCTCGGTGGACTCGCCCGTGACCTACCGCGGCGTGCGTGTGGGTGCGGTGAAGTCGATGGCGCTCTCGGCCAACGCCCGCGTGGTGGAGGTGACACTGGCGATCGAGCCCGCGTACCGGCACCTGGTGCGGGTGAACTCGCGGTTCTGGAACGCCGGCGGGTTCAGTGTGGACTGGGGGCTGAAGGGGCCATCACTGCGCATGCCGACGATCGAGGCGGCCATCGGCGGCGGCGTGGCTTTCGCAACCCCGACGAAGGCCGGCGAGCCGGTCGTCGGCGGTGAGCGGTTCGTGCTGGCGCGAGAGGCGGAGAAGGAGTGGCTGGAGTGGGCGCCGGTGCTAGAGAGGTAA
- a CDS encoding type II toxin-antitoxin system RelE/ParE family toxin, translating into MRFELSPRAAIDVDHIAEYYFRHSIDTGTRFYDAISITLEALTEFPHVGRVRLFDDPSLTNIRSWPVDGFPSILLLYQIREELLWVVRVLHASRDIEADLTAPI; encoded by the coding sequence ATGCGCTTCGAACTCAGCCCTCGTGCGGCGATTGATGTCGACCATATCGCCGAGTACTACTTCCGCCACAGCATCGATACTGGCACCCGCTTCTATGACGCCATAAGCATCACTCTTGAAGCTCTCACTGAGTTCCCGCACGTTGGCCGGGTGAGGCTCTTCGATGATCCGTCGCTCACGAACATCCGGAGCTGGCCCGTGGACGGGTTTCCCTCCATTCTGCTGCTCTATCAGATCCGAGAGGAGCTCCTCTGGGTAGTCCGGGTCCTGCACGCCTCGCGAGACATCGAAGCGGACCTCACCGCCCCGATCTGA
- the atpG gene encoding ATP synthase F1 subunit gamma, with translation MGKTREIKKRIKAVGNIRRITKTMQMIATSKFARAQQASTASKPYTEALFQLVTELAAGLGDMGHPLLDSGRARSGKPLTLVLTSDRGLCGPYNGAVLRSLMGLLRNTPGVRDGIIELVGRKGAGFLKFANVPVAQQHNQFGDKPSYDAVRALADEYINKFKSGEVSTVRVVYMKYISAGRQTPTAMQILPFQTPEAKPGADKAQGPNQVFEFSPSAGELLDDLLPAAVKALLFQAFNDAVVSEHVARMVAMKAATDNAGKMGKALTRKFNRARQAQITTELTEIISGAAALE, from the coding sequence ATGGGCAAGACCCGCGAGATCAAGAAGCGCATCAAGGCCGTTGGCAACATCCGCCGCATCACCAAAACGATGCAGATGATCGCCACCAGCAAGTTCGCCCGCGCCCAGCAGGCGTCCACCGCCAGCAAGCCCTACACCGAGGCCCTCTTCCAGCTCGTCACCGAGCTCGCCGCTGGCCTGGGCGACATGGGGCACCCGCTGCTCGACTCTGGTAGAGCCCGCTCCGGCAAGCCTTTGACGCTCGTCCTCACCAGCGACCGCGGCCTATGCGGGCCTTACAACGGCGCCGTCCTCCGCTCGCTCATGGGCCTACTCCGCAACACCCCCGGCGTCCGCGACGGGATCATCGAGCTCGTCGGCCGCAAGGGCGCCGGCTTCCTCAAGTTCGCCAACGTGCCCGTCGCGCAGCAGCACAACCAGTTCGGCGACAAGCCCAGCTACGACGCCGTGCGTGCCCTCGCGGACGAGTACATCAACAAGTTCAAGTCCGGCGAGGTCTCGACGGTGCGCGTGGTGTACATGAAGTACATCTCCGCCGGCCGCCAGACCCCCACCGCCATGCAGATCCTGCCCTTCCAGACGCCCGAGGCCAAGCCCGGCGCCGATAAGGCCCAGGGCCCCAACCAGGTCTTCGAGTTCAGCCCCAGCGCGGGCGAGTTGCTCGACGACCTGCTCCCGGCCGCGGTGAAGGCCCTGCTGTTCCAGGCCTTCAACGACGCGGTCGTCTCTGAGCACGTGGCCCGCATGGTGGCCATGAAGGCCGCGACCGACAACGCGGGCAAGATGGGCAAGGCCCTCACCCGCAAGTTCAACCGCGCTCGCCAGGCCCAGATCACCACCGAGCTGACCGAGATCATCTCGGGTGCCGCAGCACTCGAGTGA
- a CDS encoding paraquat-inducible protein A, producing MDQRRESRGLSWAGAFALAALILYPLAVSLPVMQLRKLGHVRDVTVWSGAVELLGSGHTAVGVLVFLCSIVIPLMKLLGIFLLGFESPWRGRGHQRLRTHRVIDWVGRWGMLDVLLVAVLVAAIKLGSWADISPGPGVIAFASVVVLSLLASAVFDVPRAQATVARGLEGGA from the coding sequence ATGGACCAGCGGCGGGAATCCCGTGGGCTTTCGTGGGCCGGCGCATTCGCGCTGGCGGCGCTGATCCTCTACCCCCTGGCGGTCTCGCTGCCGGTGATGCAGCTGCGCAAGCTGGGGCATGTGCGCGACGTGACGGTGTGGTCGGGGGCGGTGGAACTGCTGGGCAGCGGGCACACGGCCGTAGGTGTGCTGGTGTTCCTGTGCTCGATCGTGATCCCGCTGATGAAGCTGCTGGGCATCTTCCTGCTGGGCTTTGAGTCGCCCTGGCGCGGGCGCGGGCACCAGCGGCTGCGCACGCACCGCGTGATCGACTGGGTCGGGCGGTGGGGCATGCTGGATGTGCTGCTGGTGGCGGTGCTGGTCGCGGCCATCAAGCTGGGCAGCTGGGCGGACATCTCGCCGGGGCCCGGCGTGATCGCGTTCGCCAGCGTGGTGGTGCTGAGCCTGCTGGCCTCGGCCGTGTTTGATGTTCCCCGGGCGCAGGCGACCGTCGCGCGCGGGCTGGAGGGCGGGGCATGA
- a CDS encoding amidohydrolase family protein, translated as MAAFTSTGKAQDLTIKSAPQAQPIAIHNATIHTVSGPDIADGAIVFEKGRITAIYTSDEWQKTAQQPKSGWKLIDANDGHVYPGLIGAYTHIGMTEIQAVRATIDFEEAASPITPEVRAATAVNPDSTIIPVTRSNGVLTVGVFPAGGVISGQVSAIRMEGWTTEELTLNPSLGIAVRWPNTRAITAWWNDRSEEDQMREIRQNLKTITDAFDAAEAYARAKAADPNHPTDLRWEAMRAVLPGSAAFASDLKPVVSESAVGIAPTLDVVSAQARTFILANDVDQITSAVAFAVTRKLRPVIVGGRDAALCADLLKKHDVPVIVQGVHRMPRKDDAPYDEAYTLPARLHAAGVRFCIATNDDTAHERNLPYNAAMAQAHGLPADAALKSVTLWPAQILGIDREVGSLEVGKAAVLIVTTGNPLEVTTHVKRAYSDGRDMDLSNKQTKLDEKYRERYRQLGLIKEESQGEKQQRERPAGSQ; from the coding sequence ATGGCTGCATTCACGAGCACCGGCAAGGCCCAAGACCTCACCATCAAGTCCGCCCCGCAGGCCCAGCCCATCGCGATCCACAACGCGACGATCCACACGGTCTCCGGCCCCGACATCGCCGACGGCGCGATCGTGTTCGAGAAGGGCCGCATCACCGCGATCTACACGAGCGACGAGTGGCAGAAGACGGCCCAGCAGCCCAAGAGCGGCTGGAAGCTGATCGACGCCAACGATGGGCACGTGTACCCCGGCCTGATCGGCGCGTACACGCACATCGGCATGACCGAGATCCAGGCCGTGCGGGCGACGATCGACTTCGAGGAGGCCGCGAGCCCGATCACGCCCGAGGTGCGGGCAGCTACAGCGGTGAACCCCGACTCGACGATCATCCCCGTCACGCGCAGCAACGGCGTGCTCACCGTCGGCGTCTTCCCCGCGGGCGGTGTGATCAGCGGGCAGGTCTCCGCCATCCGCATGGAGGGCTGGACCACCGAAGAGCTCACGCTCAACCCGAGCCTGGGGATCGCCGTGCGGTGGCCGAACACCCGTGCGATCACCGCGTGGTGGAACGACCGCAGCGAAGAAGACCAGATGCGGGAGATCCGGCAGAACCTCAAGACCATCACCGACGCCTTCGACGCCGCCGAGGCGTACGCCCGCGCGAAGGCCGCGGACCCCAACCACCCGACGGACCTGCGGTGGGAGGCGATGAGGGCGGTGCTGCCCGGCAGCGCCGCGTTTGCGTCCGATCTCAAGCCGGTGGTGAGTGAGAGCGCTGTCGGCATCGCCCCAACCCTCGATGTGGTGAGCGCCCAGGCCCGCACCTTCATCCTCGCCAACGACGTCGACCAGATCACTTCGGCCGTGGCCTTCGCCGTCACCCGCAAGCTGAGGCCGGTGATCGTCGGCGGGCGCGACGCCGCCCTCTGCGCCGACCTCCTCAAGAAGCACGACGTGCCCGTGATCGTCCAGGGCGTGCACCGCATGCCCCGCAAGGACGACGCGCCTTATGACGAGGCCTACACCCTGCCCGCCCGCCTCCATGCCGCGGGCGTCAGGTTCTGCATCGCCACCAACGACGACACCGCCCACGAACGCAACCTGCCCTACAACGCCGCCATGGCCCAGGCCCACGGCCTGCCCGCCGACGCCGCGCTCAAGTCCGTCACGCTCTGGCCGGCCCAGATCCTCGGCATCGACCGCGAGGTTGGCTCGCTCGAGGTCGGCAAGGCCGCGGTGCTGATCGTCACCACTGGCAACCCGCTGGAAGTGACCACACACGTCAAGCGAGCGTACTCCGATGGTCGCGACATGGACCTCTCCAACAAGCAGACCAAGCTCGACGAGAAGTACCGCGAACGCTACCGCCAGCTGGGGCTGATCAAGGAGGAGAGCCAGGGCGAGAAGCAGCAGCGGGAGAGGCCGGCGGGGTCGCAGTGA